The Desulfonatronospira thiodismutans ASO3-1 region AAAGCTCATCAACGGAATCACACAGCTTCTTTAAATCCACCTGTTCTTTCCGTATCTCCATCTGGCCGGCCTCAATCCTGGACAGATCCAGGATGTCCGACAAAAGCCTGGTGAGCCTGCTGGCGGAAACAATGCCCATATTGGTGTATTCCTGCTGTTCCGGGCTCAGTTCGGTACTTTGCAGAAGCTGCAGGATGCCCATAATCCCGTTGATGGGTGTACGGATTTCGTGGCTCATATTGGCCAGAAATTCCGACTTGGCTTTATTGGCGACATCGGCCTGCTGTGTGGCGACTTTTTGTTCATGTACACTTCTGGCCAGTTCCAGGTTGCTCCAGCTGAGGGAAGATATAAGCATGGCAAAGCGGGAGTAGAACTGCATGGCTCTGTTTACGGTGTCGCGATCCAGCCTGCGTACTTTATGCAGGGCCCTGATGTAGGCTTCCTGGTCAAAACCGTACTTTCCGGCTTGATCCCTGAATGTTTCTATGTCCAGTTCTTCGTCGTCAAAGACAAACTGCCCGATATAAAGATTGCCCAGGTGATGCCCGCCCACCACAATGGGGGTGGCCATGTCCCACATATTGTTTTTACACTTGTAGAGCTTGAACTGACCAGGGGTAAGTCCGGAGGAAAGCATCAGATCGCTTTCCCTGCAGTTTGCAAGGGCATCCGGGTGCGCACGGTGAAAATTTACACAGATCTCCTGCCAGCCGGTGGAAGCAAGGAGCCGCCCTTTGAGATCGACTATGGCCCCGCCGATATTGGTCAGGTAATAAAAATCATCCATAAAATCCTGCACAGTCCGGGTATCGAGAATATCGCCAAGCTCCAGGCCCCCTAAGTCTTCATACGGCTCGAGTATAGCTTCAAGCTTTGTCCGGACCCGGGTTTCGCTTTCACGCAGGGCCTGCTCCGCCTGCCTGCGCTCTGTGACATCTCTTGTGCTGAACAGTATTTCTCTGGCAGCCCCATCCTGGTCCAGGATGAACTTTCCGAAAGTCTCAAGCCAGACATATTCGCCGTCTGCCCGGCGATACCGGTATTCTACACTGCGGCCGTCCTCACGGCAGGCCAGAAATTCTCCAAAAGAAGTCTCAACTTCCTTGTAATCATCAGGATGGACAAACTCCATGACATTTCTCCCCGGCAGATAGTCCAGGTCGTATCCCAGAACGGCATGCGACGGGCCGACATACTTAAACCTGCCTTCCAGATCGGTGATGGACACCATGTCCAGCATATTTTCGGCAATGGAATTCAAACGCTCGGTCTTTTCTCTTAGCTCTGCTTCGGCCTGTTTCTTTGCTGACACATCCGTGATAAAGCCCTGGATATGCGTAATTTTTCCCTTGTCATTGCGGACAAGCCTGGCATTCTGGGCCACCCACAGGACTGTCCCGTCCCGGCGGCGTATCCGGCACTCGTGGTTGAACACTTCCACCTGTTCCTCCAGAAGGCGTATGAACTCCATTCTGTCCAATGGATCAATATACACCTGAGCACTTATGTCGGTAATGGAATCTATCAGATCGTGAGATGAGTCATAGCCAAGCATGCGGGCCATGGCCGGATTGACGGACAGGAACCTGCCCCCGGGGGTGGAAGTAAAAATTCCGACAGGTGCATCCCTGAGGATTTCCAGGCAATCCTGGAGATCGTCCTGAACCAGGAAACCACTGCCCTGCAATAGATCATTACTGTCCGGCATACTTTACTCCAAAAAATTTTCGGTTCAGGTTCAAGACAGCACAGAAGCAATTTATACAGCTACATCTGAAAACCATGATATCTGTTACTGTATTGTAGGATTGTGAGGGACAACTGCAAACCCTTTTCCCGGGAGCTTGGCTGCCCTGAATCTTACAAACGACGTGTTGGAATTATTTCCCATGCCCTGGATTATCATGGCCATTCCTATTTGGAGCTTAGTGTAATAAAAGAAGCTTGAAGGCTTGCCTCCAAGAAACAAAGGGCCGTGGTAAAAATCGAACTCTTTAATGTAGGTGATCAGCATATTGGTGATTTTAGCATCCGGGCTTACAAACTGCTTTCCGACTTCTTTAAGGACCTGCTTTATCATTTTATCTTTTACTAATTTTCCGGCTGAGATAAAATTTCTGTCATCAGACAAGTTGTCGAGAAAGTATTTTCCCACCACAACGAGGTCCTGTTCATTTTGAAGCAGATCGCTTAATTCTTCGAGCTTTCCAAAATAATCTGGTCTGGCTTTCATGTTCATAATCCTTGTAATAGATCAGCCCATTTTAAGATAATCTACGGGACATGCACCTCATGCACTTATTTTTCCAAAGGAT contains the following coding sequences:
- a CDS encoding PocR ligand-binding domain-containing protein, coding for MPDSNDLLQGSGFLVQDDLQDCLEILRDAPVGIFTSTPGGRFLSVNPAMARMLGYDSSHDLIDSITDISAQVYIDPLDRMEFIRLLEEQVEVFNHECRIRRRDGTVLWVAQNARLVRNDKGKITHIQGFITDVSAKKQAEAELREKTERLNSIAENMLDMVSITDLEGRFKYVGPSHAVLGYDLDYLPGRNVMEFVHPDDYKEVETSFGEFLACREDGRSVEYRYRRADGEYVWLETFGKFILDQDGAAREILFSTRDVTERRQAEQALRESETRVRTKLEAILEPYEDLGGLELGDILDTRTVQDFMDDFYYLTNIGGAIVDLKGRLLASTGWQEICVNFHRAHPDALANCRESDLMLSSGLTPGQFKLYKCKNNMWDMATPIVVGGHHLGNLYIGQFVFDDEELDIETFRDQAGKYGFDQEAYIRALHKVRRLDRDTVNRAMQFYSRFAMLISSLSWSNLELARSVHEQKVATQQADVANKAKSEFLANMSHEIRTPINGIMGILQLLQSTELSPEQQEYTNMGIVSASRLTRLLSDILDLSRIEAGQMEIRKEQVDLKKLCDSVDELFMVTSREKDISLEFTQDPCLPQVLLGDEARLQQIVFNLVGNALKFTQEGRISVNWHLQQRRGRDARVLLTVSDTGIGMTDDTLDELFKPFAQAENAFTRRYQGAGLGLSIVKRLVELMHGTLAVDSTPGQGSTFFVSLPLGMPEEPASRTRQSVESLQHGQKLKILLAEDDPSNQFPMKLLLEKSGHQVSLAENGEQVLTMLADQEFDCILMDIHMPVMDGVEATRRIRSMEHGARGMEHGAGGPSETLVYDREPFGLFHGAGMEQRAGDRNQKSEIKNQRSEDRGQETEDGDRTSEMGERIPEFLNSSIPQSPNLEVPESKTSRIPIIALTAYAMDGDRERFLHAGMDDYLAKPVQKEDLERVLNKHCT